The genomic interval GCTGCGTTTGATTGAAGACATTATTGCAAAAATCAATGAGCATCTACCACAACAGATCAGAGTGCTCGGTAAGTCATTGGTTGTTGGTATCTTTGAGTATTtgctgaattacatttttaataacaagTCCAAGATTTTAGGATGATGAATGCTGAAAGGAGGGGTTTTAATATTCAATTTACTTCCGTTCTGACAGGTCTGAAACGGGTGACCCAGGGTTTCAATTCCAAAAACAACTGTGATGCTCGCACATACGCCTATATGCTTCCAACAGTGGCCTTATCCCCCAAAGACTATGATACTGGTAATACAGCAGCCTTTCGCCTTTCGCCAGAGACACTTCAGAAGGTGAACCGTCTATTTGCTCTTTATAAAGGCACCCATAACTTCCACAACTTCACCTCTCAGAAGGCTGCAAATGACCCCAGTGCCCGGCGCTACATCACAGAGATGTCTTGTGGAGAGCCTTTTATCTGCAGCGACACTGAATTTGCAGTGATCACTGTGCGAGGCCAGAGCTTTATGCTGCACCAAATCCGCAAGATGATCGGCCTGGTGATTGCTGTGGTAAAGGGCTACGCCAAGGAGGACGTGATGGAGCGGAGCTGGGGACAGGAGAAGGTGGACGTGCCCAAAGCTCCAGGACTGGGGCTGGTCCTGGAAAGGGTTCACTTTGACCGGTACAACAAACGATTCGGAGGGGACGGGCTGCATGAGCGGCTGGATTGGGACGGCGAGGAAGAGGCGATCAAGGCCTTCAAGGAGGCTCACATCTACCCCACCATTGTTGAGACAGAGTGTCAGGAGGGCTCCATGGTCAGCTGGATGTCCACACTTCCTATCCATGACTTTGAAGCCACAGCTACTGACACACGAGACAACAAGGACCAGAAACAGGTATCTGGAAGTCAGAATACAGTAGCCACATTAAATATCCATTTTGTTAAATGTCCTTAATCATTGTTGCTCTCCTTTCCCCACAGGACAATGCAGATGTAGGAAACGACTCCGATTAGGTCACCCTGCCTGCTGAGAGACGAGAcattttctcaccaaaacattCTCTTATGTTGGGAATTGGCTTTCTTTTTAGTACATCTTCCAAgattgactttttttgtggattttttcttttaaattctgCTTCTCTTACACAAAtgttattaaacaaacaagataataaAAGCCTCTGTGTTcgttatttattctttattgatttttttctcaatgTTAATTTCACCCTGTTACATAGACGGATCCCCCCCGCCAACCTGTGTCTCCTTCTGATTCATAGAGAAAGGCTGAGCTGTATTATGATATAGTATTTTGTATTATGCAGTAGGCCGCCGCTGGTTGTAACCTTGTAACCACAGCGCGAGTGGGCTCATCTTCAGCTGTGGCCAGCTCAAGTGCAAGTCTTATTGGGTGTAGCTAACACTATTGGTAACACATCTGTCATATCTGATAGAGACTTAAATAAGCTTTCTTGGCTAATGGTAATAGCAGTAACAGTTGTCACAGTACAGTTACAGTAGCCGTATCCAGATCATCATAGATTTAACCACAAATGCAACCGTAGTCTGAACAACAACCATATCCACAGCCACATTTTCACCCTGACCTATTTGATAGTATCATACAGTTATTGATTACTTTAACTGTTGTGATCTGAAAGCAATTGGTTGACAGTGGTTAGATACTCTGAAGTGCTTAAACCAAAGGTAAAACTTCACCCTCCAGCCACTAGGAGGCGAAACAACAGTTGAGTGTTTTGGACTAATGTTGCATTCACTGACCTTTTGATTTACAATGAAGTAGACTCTCAACTATGATTGCCGTACTTTCACAGCAgtgaaaaatgataaatatcaACAATATATATGTTATGTATACCCATGCACGGCAATATTTATACAATCTACTCTAATTTTGAGTTTAGATCAATTAACAAAATTTCTGGGATGTGTGCCTTCCACATTGGCAATGTCTGGTTTTCCGTATTCTTCACATGTCATTTGAACGAAGCATCACTCAGTAATCATGGCGCCGGCCAAAAAACGCAACGTGAGTTCggcaaaaacaacagaacaaagtaaaaaaactgcCAAAATTGACCTATACGGTAAAGTCGAGAGTATACTTGAGAGCAGAAAACATGCCAACAACGTTTTTGACATCCTCGAGTTCCTTCAggtaaatatataatatatataaatacacttcGCATTTGTTTGAGCACCCCAACTGACTACATGCCGGCTAGCTAACTTTATGGTCATCTAGCAGGTTGACTACTTCCCCAGGTTACTGAAGCAATATTCTGCATGTGTTCGTATTCCCCGTGTCCGTTTGCagtcagaaaaagagaaggacgTTATCAGTGCTGTCAATGCGTGCAGCACATTGTTCTGCACCTTGTTGGAGAGGAAAGAGCTGTTTGTGGGAAAACTGCCCGGAGAGGAGGATGCTTTGAGTGGTGAGTATAAACTGATAATTCTTTTATAATGAACCCTAGTCATGAGATGGGTGTTGGCAAGTTTCACACCAACACTACTGTGCCTACAGAGACTGATGGGATATCTAatgaaaaatgctgaaaatgtgttttatgaccTTACATTTAAGTCCAGTatgaatttacacattttataacTGTCATAAGTTTAAGCCCTGGTTAAATAACATCTGGAAAAGACCTGGCAGTATATCAGACAAGAACATGGTTACAAACTCTCACATGGGTTGCAAATCATATCATCATTGTCTGTATCTGCTCTGGATCAGGAGGGTATAATGCTGAGGAGAAGTACAACATGTTCATGCGACACCGCTACAACAGCTGTGTGGAGATCCTGCTTGAGCACCTCAGCCATGAACTTCACGGAGTCAAGGTGAGTTGACTGAAAGCTTGAATGGAAAtggtgctcacacacacaaacgtttGACAGAGAGCTGTGTTTGAACGGGTACCATAGTATGGAGTCACATTTACTTAAGACTGCCATAAGAGAAGGGTCATGCAGATCAACACATTTTTTCAGACATGAAGTTTATCAAAGAGAGCGTATGTGATGAGGCGTGCAGGAAGCTTTGTTCTCTCAGTTGACATAGTTCCTTTCCTATACTTCTCACCAAGGCAGTGCAGGTGTGCATggatttttcactttttgtgcaCATGTGATTAGGTACACTGTTATTACTACCAATACCCTGGAGTCAGCACCCTCTTTGTTCTCTTTGGTGCTGTTAAATTAACTATTGTCTTCGAGCTGGTTGATTATTATTGCTGAAA from Enoplosus armatus isolate fEnoArm2 chromosome 18, fEnoArm2.hap1, whole genome shotgun sequence carries:
- the pus1 gene encoding pseudouridylate synthase 1 homolog, with amino-acid sequence MFKIRPLLSALVNHRLTSERNGGLYKLFCMMSGGSRDEQIAKPLKRANEENEDSAERVQATKRIKAEGEPTEDEKKYPKKKVVLLLAYSGKGYYGMQRNPGTSQFRTIEDDLVTALIKSGCIPENHGDEMKKMSFQRCARTDKGVSAAGQVVSLKLRLIEDIIAKINEHLPQQIRVLGLKRVTQGFNSKNNCDARTYAYMLPTVALSPKDYDTGNTAAFRLSPETLQKVNRLFALYKGTHNFHNFTSQKAANDPSARRYITEMSCGEPFICSDTEFAVITVRGQSFMLHQIRKMIGLVIAVVKGYAKEDVMERSWGQEKVDVPKAPGLGLVLERVHFDRYNKRFGGDGLHERLDWDGEEEAIKAFKEAHIYPTIVETECQEGSMVSWMSTLPIHDFEATATDTRDNKDQKQDNADVGNDSD